A stretch of Geomonas oryzisoli DNA encodes these proteins:
- a CDS encoding DsbC family protein produces MSFRRIFTTLFTVCVLFALAATAFAAAPVKPEDSFRNAFPQVPFDSMTPTEIPGLYEVISGQRIFYYYPDKELVVTGEIVGKDLKSRTAERKGAMMAKVVKDMPLDKALKIGDGKKVVIEFTDPDCPFCRRGAEYFTKRTDVTQYIFFAPLAHPGAITKIEYILSAENKVQAYDAMMLGQEIPANAKPASPEIKRLAQEHMDLARKAGVTGTPTFFINGQMVVGADLNRLDELLK; encoded by the coding sequence ATGTCGTTTAGAAGGATTTTCACCACTCTTTTCACTGTGTGCGTTCTGTTCGCCCTGGCGGCCACCGCGTTCGCCGCAGCCCCGGTCAAACCGGAGGACTCTTTCCGCAACGCTTTCCCGCAGGTTCCCTTCGACAGCATGACGCCGACGGAGATTCCCGGCCTCTACGAGGTCATCTCCGGGCAACGCATCTTCTACTACTACCCCGACAAGGAACTGGTGGTGACCGGCGAGATCGTGGGCAAGGACCTGAAGAGCCGCACCGCCGAACGCAAAGGGGCCATGATGGCCAAGGTGGTGAAGGACATGCCGTTGGACAAGGCCCTCAAGATCGGCGACGGCAAGAAGGTGGTCATCGAGTTCACCGACCCGGACTGCCCCTTCTGCCGCAGGGGCGCCGAGTACTTCACCAAGCGGACCGACGTGACCCAGTACATCTTCTTCGCGCCGTTGGCCCATCCCGGCGCGATCACCAAGATCGAGTACATCCTCTCGGCCGAGAACAAGGTGCAGGCCTACGACGCCATGATGCTGGGGCAGGAGATTCCCGCCAACGCCAAGCCCGCCTCTCCCGAGATCAAGCGGTTGGCCCAGGAGCACATGGACCTGGCCCGCAAGGCCGGCGTCACCGGGACCCCCACCTTCTTCATCAACGGGCAG
- a CDS encoding NADP-dependent malic enzyme, whose protein sequence is MTKKIDALEYHASGRKGKIEVVSSKPCLTSLDLSLAYTPGVAEPCLAIEQRPSDAYLYTAKGNLVAVVSNGTAVLGLGNIGALAGKPVMEGKGVLFKRFADVDVFDLEVKSEDPDDVIKVVQLLEPTFGGINLEDIKAPECFYIEEELKKTMNIPVFHDDQHGTAIICSAALINALQLVGKKIEKVRIVVNGAGAAGVACANLVISLGANPEHLCMCDTKGVIYRGRPEGMNPYKERLALDTELRTLEEAMRGADVFIGVSAKGAVTPQMVRDMAKDPIIMAMANPDPEITPEEALSVRSDVIMATGRSDYPNQVNNVLGFPFIFRGALDVRASTINEEMKKAAVFALAQLAQEECPDSVCRAYGNESFSFGRNYIIPKPFDPRALLRVAPAVARAAMESGVARTPIEDMDRYVEWLETLQGRAKETMRAIINKAKCDPKKIVFPEGDNEKILKAAYHLVEEGIAKPILIGNRDKVLEKMAELGMELNVTIVDPEDSELTESYAQELYRMRQRKGITLTEAQRIVRRKSRNHFGAMMVHMGDADALLGGIDTHYPDTIRPALEVIGRQPQLTGVHGMYMMVFKKGIYFMADTTVEIEPTAEELAETALLAAEKVQLLDIVPRIAMLSFANFGSVNHALTQKVKRAVEIVKERAPDLEIDGEMQADTAVTPELLANYTFSTLTGPANILIFPDLNSGNICYKLLHRLGGAEAIGPLLMGMKKPVHVLQRGDDVATIVNMAAIAVVDAQSMQEELRWDFSRTAPALGAPSPAP, encoded by the coding sequence ATGACGAAGAAGATAGACGCACTCGAATATCACGCCAGCGGCCGCAAGGGAAAGATCGAAGTCGTCTCCTCCAAGCCCTGTCTCACGTCCCTCGACCTGTCACTCGCCTACACCCCCGGCGTCGCGGAGCCCTGCCTGGCCATCGAACAGCGCCCCTCGGACGCCTACCTCTACACCGCCAAGGGGAACCTGGTGGCGGTCGTTTCCAACGGCACCGCGGTGCTCGGATTGGGCAACATCGGCGCCCTGGCCGGCAAGCCGGTCATGGAGGGCAAGGGGGTCCTCTTCAAGCGCTTCGCCGACGTCGACGTCTTCGACCTGGAGGTGAAGTCGGAGGACCCGGACGACGTGATCAAGGTGGTGCAGCTCCTGGAGCCGACCTTCGGCGGCATCAACCTGGAGGACATCAAGGCGCCGGAATGCTTCTACATCGAGGAAGAGCTCAAAAAGACCATGAACATCCCGGTCTTTCACGACGACCAGCACGGCACCGCCATCATCTGCTCGGCAGCACTCATCAACGCGCTGCAGCTCGTCGGGAAGAAGATCGAGAAGGTCCGCATCGTGGTGAACGGCGCCGGTGCCGCCGGCGTCGCCTGCGCCAACCTGGTCATCTCGCTGGGGGCGAACCCCGAACACCTCTGCATGTGCGACACCAAGGGGGTGATCTACCGGGGGAGGCCCGAGGGGATGAACCCCTACAAGGAACGCCTCGCACTGGACACGGAGCTGCGCACCCTGGAAGAGGCGATGCGCGGCGCCGACGTCTTCATCGGCGTTTCCGCCAAGGGGGCGGTGACCCCGCAGATGGTGCGGGACATGGCCAAGGACCCCATCATCATGGCGATGGCGAACCCGGACCCGGAGATCACCCCGGAAGAGGCGCTCTCGGTGCGCTCCGACGTGATCATGGCCACCGGCCGCAGCGACTATCCGAACCAGGTGAACAACGTGCTCGGCTTCCCCTTCATCTTCAGGGGCGCCCTCGACGTCAGGGCCAGCACCATCAACGAGGAGATGAAAAAGGCGGCGGTGTTCGCGCTGGCTCAGCTGGCCCAGGAGGAATGCCCCGACTCGGTCTGCCGTGCCTATGGCAACGAAAGCTTCTCCTTCGGGCGCAACTACATCATCCCCAAACCCTTCGACCCGCGCGCGCTGTTGCGGGTGGCGCCGGCGGTGGCGCGAGCGGCCATGGAGAGCGGCGTGGCGCGCACCCCCATCGAGGACATGGACCGCTACGTCGAGTGGCTGGAAACCCTGCAGGGACGCGCCAAGGAGACCATGCGCGCCATCATCAACAAGGCCAAGTGCGACCCGAAGAAGATCGTCTTCCCCGAAGGGGACAACGAGAAGATCCTCAAGGCGGCCTACCACCTGGTGGAGGAAGGGATCGCAAAGCCGATCCTGATCGGCAACCGCGACAAGGTGCTGGAGAAGATGGCCGAATTGGGGATGGAGCTCAACGTGACCATCGTCGATCCCGAGGACTCCGAGCTGACTGAGTCCTATGCCCAGGAGCTGTACCGAATGAGGCAGCGCAAGGGGATCACGCTCACCGAAGCGCAGCGCATCGTGCGCCGCAAGTCGCGCAACCATTTCGGCGCCATGATGGTGCACATGGGGGACGCCGACGCGCTCCTGGGCGGGATCGACACCCACTACCCGGACACAATCCGCCCGGCGCTGGAGGTGATCGGCAGGCAGCCGCAGCTGACCGGCGTGCACGGCATGTACATGATGGTCTTCAAGAAGGGGATCTACTTCATGGCGGACACGACCGTGGAGATCGAGCCAACCGCGGAGGAACTGGCGGAGACCGCGCTCCTGGCTGCGGAAAAGGTGCAGCTGCTGGACATCGTGCCGAGGATCGCCATGCTCTCCTTCGCCAACTTCGGCTCGGTCAACCACGCGCTGACCCAGAAAGTGAAACGTGCGGTGGAGATCGTGAAGGAACGTGCCCCGGACCTGGAGATCGACGGCGAGATGCAGGCGGACACGGCGGTGACACCGGAGCTTCTGGCCAACTACACCTTTTCCACCCTGACCGGCCCCGCCAACATCCTGATTTTTCCGGACCTGAACTCGGGGAACATCTGCTATAAGCTGTTGCACCGACTGGGAGGCGCCGAGGCGATCGGGCCGCTGTTGATGGGAATGAAAAAACCGGTGCACGTGCTGCAAAGAGGGGACGACGTGGCCACCATCGTCAACATGGCAGCCATTGCGGTCGTGGACGCACAGAGCATGCAGGAGGAGCTGCGCTGGGACTTTAGCCGGACCGCCCCTGCCCTTGGCGCCCCCTCCCCCGCCCCATAA
- a CDS encoding HIT family protein, translating into MDRLWAPWRMEYLTQPPAPGCIFCAQGDDRELLIIHRTPLARVMLNRYPYCNGHLLVSLHRHSAELNELSGEEMQELFRTVALCKEVLARASSPDGFNIGLNLGKAAGAGVVDHLHLHVVPRWNGDSNFMSVTADLRVLPEALLTTYDRLLPFFRETEGA; encoded by the coding sequence ATGGACAGGCTTTGGGCGCCCTGGAGGATGGAATACCTGACGCAGCCGCCGGCGCCTGGCTGCATCTTCTGCGCGCAGGGGGACGATCGGGAGCTGCTCATCATTCACCGCACGCCGCTGGCCCGCGTCATGCTGAACCGCTACCCGTACTGCAACGGGCACCTGCTGGTTTCCCTGCACCGTCACAGCGCCGAGCTGAACGAGCTTTCCGGGGAAGAGATGCAGGAGCTGTTTCGTACCGTGGCGCTGTGCAAGGAGGTGCTGGCCCGCGCCAGCAGTCCCGACGGTTTCAACATCGGGCTGAACCTGGGCAAGGCGGCCGGGGCGGGCGTCGTCGACCACCTCCACCTGCACGTGGTGCCGCGCTGGAACGGCGACAGCAACTTCATGTCGGTGACCGCCGACCTTCGGGTGCTTCCCGAGGCCCTGCTGACGACCTACGATCGCCTGCTCCCCTTCTTCCGTGAAACGGAGGGTGCGTGA
- a CDS encoding ROK family protein gives MKRELCIGVDLGGSNLRFALVDRQGRVLARSAEPTLPSAGLDSLLSRLQARVGQLQEEAARIGTSVAALAVGVPGLVCSDGVVRASVNVPALEGVPLARELSAATGMPVVVLNDANACALGEKRYGAGRGYHSLIALTIGTGVGAGLILDGKLWTGVDGAAGEFGHIPVEPEGRPCGCGSRGCLEQYASAGAIAREGEGAEAVARRARQGDAAALAAFAAAGRYLGIAAAGVVNMLNLEAVILCGGVAQSFDLLEPALRRELVSRTFPVSGGRVHVAPGELGDDAGVLGAAVAAFDTVF, from the coding sequence GTGAAGCGGGAACTGTGCATCGGCGTGGATCTCGGGGGGAGCAACCTGAGGTTCGCCCTGGTGGACCGGCAAGGGAGGGTGCTGGCGCGCAGCGCGGAGCCCACCCTGCCGTCGGCCGGGCTCGACTCCCTGCTCTCCCGGCTGCAGGCGCGGGTTGGGCAGTTGCAGGAGGAGGCCGCCCGCATCGGGACTTCCGTCGCCGCACTCGCCGTCGGGGTTCCGGGGCTTGTCTGCAGCGACGGTGTCGTTCGCGCCAGCGTCAACGTCCCCGCTCTCGAGGGAGTGCCCCTGGCCCGGGAGCTCTCCGCAGCGACCGGGATGCCGGTTGTGGTGCTCAACGATGCCAACGCGTGCGCTCTGGGAGAAAAACGCTACGGTGCCGGGCGCGGCTACCACTCCCTGATAGCCCTCACCATAGGGACCGGGGTCGGCGCGGGGTTGATCCTGGACGGTAAACTCTGGACCGGGGTAGACGGTGCTGCGGGGGAGTTCGGCCACATCCCGGTAGAGCCGGAGGGACGCCCCTGCGGCTGCGGCAGCCGGGGGTGTCTGGAGCAGTACGCTTCGGCAGGCGCCATTGCCCGGGAGGGGGAGGGTGCCGAAGCGGTCGCCCGCCGGGCACGGCAGGGGGACGCCGCGGCACTCGCGGCGTTTGCCGCGGCCGGGCGCTACCTCGGGATTGCCGCGGCGGGCGTGGTGAATATGTTGAACCTGGAGGCGGTCATCCTGTGCGGCGGGGTGGCGCAGAGCTTCGACCTGCTGGAGCCCGCCCTGCGCCGGGAACTGGTTTCCCGCACCTTTCCCGTCTCCGGCGGCCGCGTGCATGTCGCACCGGGGGAGCTTGGGGACGATGCCGGGGTTCTGGGGGCTGCGGTGGCGGCCTTCGATACCGTTTTTTAG